The Telopea speciosissima isolate NSW1024214 ecotype Mountain lineage unplaced genomic scaffold, Tspe_v1 Tspe_v1.0167, whole genome shotgun sequence genome segment atcttcaatggagaagatgagcaacaaaaagcttttcattaatatcaaaattcgtgtcaAATACTTGCCCTCCTTACAACCTTATAAAagagactaaaaaatagactcctacactaaaaaagaaagaccTAATCCAATCATTAACCTAAAATGTAACcaaaactgactaggaaactgaaatagactcaaaacagagtctcAATCCAGgccaactaaacacttaaaagaaaaactactaaaatcacttaaactGAACCACTAGTTGACTCGGTtcaatttaagaagaaaaacaacaaaattaaactaagtatggaactaaagcatctaatcctgtatgcaaccctattacccatacttttggtccataaaagtgacctattacattgaaaacccattggaTCAAACAACAaatatagaacccaaccctagacttattcctaataaagcAAACTTATTTCATGATGAATCGCATCAGCCACCAATTGATCTTCAAGTCAGCAATAATGTTTGAAAAATTGTTCTAAATAATTCACACTTTGGTCACTCGTTTATGAGAAATTTCTCATCTAATTTCTCTTTCATATTTTGCCCAATTATTAATTTGGTGGAGATCTCTCCTTTCTCGGTTTTGTTGAAATTGTCGTTATTAAACCAAGGCATGACCCTTAAGTTTTGGGGCCACAAAATCGACCTTTCTCTCCTTCGATAATTATGGATCTCTAAAGCTTTATCATGGAAAATTTAGACGTATGGGCATGTTGTCAAAATCACTAATTGATGTGTGAATGTAACACATGATATTTAACAAGTCTAAAGCAGTTGTCTTGTCCAATGAAGCAATGTATATTCATTTATGTGGCTTTGTACAGGAAAATAATATTGTCAATAATGAACTTAATCGTTCTACATTTCTGTTTATTAACATGCGCCAAGAGAAAAGAGACATCTAACAAAAAGCTAACATCATAAAAAGGGGAGAAACCaaaattccaagaccaaaaTTAAGCATACCTTATCAGTTCGGGAGAAGCATCTTGCAACTAAAACCACTCCGTACAAGTTTGTTTATTGCATCCCTAAACTTGTAGTAATCGTCTTCCCTGTTGTAAATTTGATGAGAAATTCTGGCATAACCTGTTATACAATCATTCTTGTCCCGGGTTCCAGTGTCACCCTCTTTCGGTGCTTGAAAATATATTGGCACTTCAATGCCAAAACTGTCCCGCAAATGGGCCCTCAATTTGACTGCGCCCTCTTCACTTGAAATCCCCAGGCTAGCAGGCAAGCCAACCATGACCATGCTAGGACACATATCAGGCGGTGACCCAAGATGAGTTCCCCAAGCCTTCGCAAGCATCTCACCCATTTGAACAACGGCATCATGATTCCTTTTcctaattccttcaattccacCTTCGAACCTATTAATGAAATCCAAAACCGATGGCACAACAAGGTGAGAACTATAGTCTCTCGTCCCAATCGAAGCACTTTCTATGGCCAACCCGTTGCCAAATTCATGAGAAACCACAGGATGGTGCACGTGCGACGAGGTTGATGATTTTCTACAGTACAGTAATGCAACAGAAGGCGGACAGAAAAACCACTTGTGCAAATTACTAGTGTAAAAATCTGCCCCAATGTCTTTCACGTCAACCTCGACAGAACCAATTGAATGAGCAGCATCTACCAAGACCTGATCAACACCTTCCTCCCTACATATCTTAACCAATTCCTTGACCGGGATGATAACGCTTGGCATCGAAGTGATATGATCAATTACGGCTAACCTAACTTTCTTGCCATTAGATTTCCCTTTCTCCAAAGCTTTCCGAAACTCAACAATAATTTCTTCGTTCGAACTTACAGGGAACGGCAAGTAGACTTCAATTACGCAAGCCCCAGCACGAGAAATGTACGCCTGGATCGATTTCTTTACGGAGCCAAATGCATAGTGAAGCATGACGACAGCGTCTCCTCTCTGAAACCTCCCCTCGACAAACTCCCAACAAATCTGTTGTAGCACAATTGCCACAGCAGTCGTGGCGTTATCAACAATCGAGACCTCATCGACATCCTCGGCGTTTATCAGATCTTTAATCAGTGTCCTCGATTCAAAAATCCCTTTCTTTAAATGATTGTAGTAGAAATCATCAGGTTGCTG includes the following:
- the LOC122647799 gene encoding L-cysteine desulfhydrase-like, producing MDSKRKENGDVSHDDDNNHVSKKQKLSPFISESEIRDEFLHHQPGVARINNGSFGCCPASIIAARQKWQLRCLQQPDDFYYNHLKKGIFESRTLIKDLINAEDVDEVSIVDNATTAVAIVLQQICWEFVEGRFQRGDAVVMLHYAFGSVKKSIQAYISRAGACVIEVYLPFPVSSNEEIIVEFRKALEKGKSNGKKVRLAVIDHITSMPSVIIPVKELVKICREEGVDQVLVDAAHSIGSVEVDVKDIGADFYTSNLHKWFFCPPSVALLYCRKSSTSSHVHHPVVSHEFGNGLAIESASIGTRDYSSHLVVPSVLDFINRFEGGIEGIRKRNHDAVVQMGEMLAKAWGTHLGSPPDMCPSMVMVGLPASLGISSEEGAVKLRAHLRDSFGIEVPIYFQAPKEGDTGTRDKNDCITGYARISHQIYNREDDYYKFRDAINKLVRSGFSCKMLLPN